The Amaranthus tricolor cultivar Red isolate AtriRed21 chromosome 2, ASM2621246v1, whole genome shotgun sequence genome contains the following window.
ggcgagacTCGACTTTTAACGGTAATCtatgttttaaaattaagttatctctatgagaataggtagatactttgattggaaatgttgaatgtgcaCTTCATGTCTTAAtttatgcttagctccatgagaataggtaattttgtatgatttaggaagcttttgttgctcgagagagaacattagtatttatgatacgttcttccgCATAACAAAACATCCATGATCTTAGGCTaaagtttagtaaacactactttggtgagaaagcctagtctATGCCTCcttagcttattgatcattttatccttgctttagTTCATTGCATCCTTATTTACTGTTATGCTTCATTTTCATTAAGTACTTTTAAAtgcttgctttaattatttccaTCACCAACATCATATTATACattttcgaacacactaatcgatcgagaaactattgacttaacccccactccctgtggattcgacccgtacttgaTGACGTACTACGCTacaccgtgcacttgcggtattactattcaAGGACGTAAAGTCCTGATCAGGCCCGTATCTCCTAATGGCCAACACATGAAAGTATTCCGTTTTAATAGTGACCCATCTTGTAGTTATTCACCTTCAGTCCTTAATCAGGCTATGGCCTCTTTATCTGCATCTCCCGATGCACAATATTACATGGATACTGGAGCTACATCCCACATGACCTATCCTCAAGGTACATTAAATAACTATTTTCCTTTAAAACATCATCATAATAATGCTATTCTTGTTGGTAATGGTCACATGATTTCAGTTCATGGTTACGAGCATGCGCAACTACATCCCTCCCTTTCCCTTGATAATGTACTCCATGCCCCTAAACTcatcaaaaatttaatttttgtgcGCAAATTTACAAGTGACAATAATGTTTCCGTTGAGTTTGACCCTCTTGGTTTTCCTATTAAAGCTTTGGGTACGAGAAATCAAATTCGTTGATGTAACAATACGAGTGAAATCTATCCTTTTTCCTCTAGAAAATCACCTAACACCACTTCCCCTAATATGGTTTTTTTTACTGTTTCTACCAGTATTTGGCACTCCCTTTTAGGCCACCCTGGAAATGATATATATTACAGATTAAATTGCCTTTCTTTTCTTCCAATTCTTATAGTACTATgccttttgatatttttttgggtTATCCTTCTTCTCATCGAGGCTACAAATGTTATGATCCTTCATCCCACAAAATTATTTTGTCTCGCCATGTAGTGTTTGGTGAGTCAGTGTTTCCATTCACAAAACTTTCCTCCTCTCCATCCACTACTTATGACTTTCTTGATGAAAACATGCATCCTTCATTTATCCAAGCTATCCATCCCACTTCCCTTCCTTCTGGGCCACCATCTCCGTGTCAGCCCACTCCTCTCAGGCCTGCTCATCACGAGCCAAGGCCTGCCTCTCCTAGATGACCTAATCCTCCTCCTATCTCCGCTGGGAAGCCTCACGCCCCCAGTACAACCCTCCACCATAGTCTGCAGCCTTACCAACCTCCCCCTCTTCGCCACACCATCTCCCAAACGCCACTTCCCCTGCCACCCGACATGTCTACTCGTAGTCAACACGAGATTTACAAGCCTAATCCTAAATATTCTTCTCAAGCTTTTCCTGTCATTTCTTCTTCCCCATCTTTAGTTCCTAAAAATCGTCTTAGTACCCTACATGACTCGAATTGGAAATGTGCCATGCAAGAAGAATATGATTCTTTAATTGAGAGTGATACTTGGGAGCTTGGACCTCGTTAGTCTAATGCCAATATTATTTGTTCTTTATGGATTTTTCGGCATAAGACACATTTTGATGGGTCTTTTGTGCGGTATAAAGCTCGTTTGGTAGGAGATGGTAAGTCTCAGCGAGATGGTATTGATTGTGATGAGACTTTTAGTCCGGTTGTCAAACCAGCCTCTATTCGGGTTGTTCTCAGCATTGCCATAGCAAAATCGTGGTCCATTCATCAGCTGGATGTTAAAAATGCGTTTCTGCATGGTCACGTTAATGAGATGGTATATATGCATCAGCCTATGGGTTTCCGTGATCCTATTAACCCAGATTATCTCTGTCGGTTACGGAAATCTCTATGTAGCCTTAAGTAGGCCCCTCGAGCTTGGTATCAGCGTTTTGTCGATTTTGTGACTACTAGTGGCTTTCGAAATAGCATTTGTGATAACTCCTTGTTTATTTACTCTAATGGCCTTGATGTTGCTTACTTGCTTCTCTATGTAGATGATATTATCCTTACTGCTTCTTCTGATGCTCTTCGGTTGTTAATCATGGCTAAGTTGAGTGCTGAATTTGCCATGAAAGATCTTGGATCCTTGAGCTACTTCTTAGGGATTGCAGTGACACATAATGCTCAGGGCTTGTTTCTTTCTCAGTCTAAATATGCTGCAAATATCTTGGACCGTGCTGGTATGACTGATCGCAAATATACTCCTACTCCAGTTGCTACTACCAGTAAGCTTAGTGCCTCCTCCAACGCTCCTTATGCAGATCTTACTCTGTATCGTGCTTTTGCAGGTGCTCTTCAGTACCTCACTTTTATCAAGCCCGATATTTTTTATGTTGTACAACAGGTCTACCTGTTTATGCATGATCTAAAAGTTGAACATATGGCTGCCTTTCATCGCATTCTTTGGTACCTAAAAGGTACTCTTGATCATGGTTTTCAATTTTATAAATCTCCCATTTTCTCCTTATTATATTATAcagatgctgattggggtggttGTCCTGATACTCGTTGCTCCACCTCTGGTTATTGTGTTTTTCTTGAGGACAATCTCATTTCTTGGTCCTTAAAACGATAACCCACCTTGTCAAAGTCTAGTGCTGAAGCAGAGTATCGTGGTGtgctaatgttgtttctgagACATGTTTGCTTCTTAATCTACTTCTTGAGTTGCGTTGTCGTCTTACGAAGGCCACCTtggtttattgtgataatgtcAGTGCAATCTATCTTTCTGGCAATCCTGTTCACCACCAACGCACCAAAGACATCGAGTTGGATATTCATTTTGTTCGAGAAAAGGTGAAACAAGGTGAAATTCTTATTCTTCATGTTCCTTCTCGATATCAGACTGCAGATATTTTTACTAAGGGTCTTCCTAAGATTTTTGTTTGTTGACTTTTGTGCCATTCTTAGCGTCCGTAAACCTCCCGATTCGACTGCGCGGTGTGATAGAGTAggatattttaatatttgatagaataaaatatttacattatATTATGTTAATATTCCTAGAATATATTGTGTAATATGTGTTATTCTAGTTGCCATACTTAACTTATTCTTGTATCTATTTATACatctcaaataataaaaaaggcGAAGCCAAAACATTCTAATAGTTGTTGCATCATTATTTTCTAATAGATAGTAACAAAAGCGTGAACCAAAATGGTCGATGGTTTGTCATGTACGCTATACCGACTAAAAACCAACCAAAATAGTCTTTGTAGTAAACTTTttatatctatttattttttaaaacttttactTCTCTACTTTGAACCCATTTAGCGGCAACAGAAGAGTATTGTTGGGTTGGAAATCTTAGGTCGTATGGTATGATCCACAAATATTCTAGTTTAATATATTTCGTCTAAATGTACAAAAagatcttaatttttaattattaatatttataaatgaatcaaattttatatttatatataataaaaaaatatatcgaATAatgttgataaaaaaaaatatttgtgtatCTAATGAATTTCTAACTTGTGCTTTTACCTTTAAAAACTTTTACGTGTCGATAAGATTAACCTTTTTCGTACATATCATACAAATCATTTGCACTAACTGCGAAGCAGAGAGAACATACGAACACAAATTAGAGAGACAGATGAAATCCATGCAGCAACACCAAAACTAAACGAGCGACACTTTTCAAGTTAAAGAAGATACCACGTTTAATACTGATGTCTGACGTTGACATTGACCACGTGTAAATCCGTTAACACCCTAACGACTTAGAATTCTGTAACATCACCCATTCACTGACAGAACATATATCATTGCATGAGTAGATCATGATACCACAAATTTGTCAATTGTCAACGCCCCCAACAATATTACTTCATCTACTCCTACTGTCCAACtaaatttgaatatatatatatatatatatatatatatatatatatatatatatatatatatatatatatatatatatatatatataagaaagtgatttttaaataaagtatgaGAAGTATATAAGAATAACTCGTTTTGTATGAGAACGTTCTATTATTGGACGAGTTCATATAATTATTCCATTtctataattgattattttgaaatggtaagtGAAAACTTTAACACACTGAAAGTAAATAGGCCCACCTAATAGAAAATTGGCTAACCATAAAactgtctcatttaagaattatgtgaaaaaaaagaatgaattatgtgAGTGATAATAATAAAGAGTTTATATGTGGGATTGAAATCAAAAGAATGTGACATGGTCTTTCTAAATAAAGAAATGATTTAAAATACGATTATcagtattctaattctaatctATAATTTTACATTTCTACGATCTAAGAAAGGCTAGCAATTTGAATCTTAAGTAGGATCATAATAATGGTGGATTCGTATGATCCTACAACGATCAAGAATATAGGTGATAGGATTATAATGTAATTCTACTATCCTACAATTCAACAATCCGAACCTACATGGATTATCTTGATCATTAGAAAAATTTTATACACTAActtttacttttatatatatatatatatatatatatatatatatatatatatatatatatatatatatatatatatatatatatatatatatatgagtgaaAAATATAAATCACTATTATGATTATGAAAATTCAAGTACAAATGATTtgcattttataattattaaaagcatttttttaatttgttaacatAAAGATAAAGTCAAATAAATCTTTATATAGAGctcaaaaccttaaaaataactaaaatgaACAAATATGATAGATAAGCAATTATACTACAACATATCAAACATATTTGTAGAATCTTATGATCCTAAAATCTGATTTTACATATCTCAATCCTTTCCTTAATAATTATAGATAGGATCCCGATTGCGAGTAACAAACttgatgcaaaataaataagacaactGATAATATAGAATTTCATGCGCATTAAGTGGGACCGAGAAAATACGCCTATAAATTGGTATCTTTGTAGCCTAATTAGCATCTGTGTCATTTCAGTGATTAGCCTTTTCTATTTCtctcaacaaaaacaaaaacatgaaGTTCAAGACGTTTATTGTGCTTGGTCTTTTGCTTGCTTCGGTTCTTCTCATTTCTTCCCCAGCTAGAGGTTACTATTATTTTGTCTTATTGTTAACGATATCTCaatataattttacgttatTGCATGtactaattaatcaattaaaataatggTTTTATGATGTAAAATCacaaataagtaaatatatatgaattatgTTTACGTATTATATATGATCGATTACGAGAATAATCATATGGGACACAGacataaatatgaaaaatatatattacttcCTTCTATACACCTtaagagtctcatttgactttttacggattttaaggagagtcaaaagtgggactctaagggtaggaaagagagtggtattatgggtttttaatgtaaggaaggaaaattagtatgaatATTAAGGACATAGAagtcaaaaatttatatcaaaaatagaaatgagacaattaaggtgacttatctataaaagaaaatgggacatataagctgaataggagagagtattaatATATGATGATTGACTAAcgttatattattaatataattatttaactaATCTACTACAGATTTTAAATCTAGAACAAATTAAGCACATTAATTCTACTGCACTTCATTGGAATTTTTCATGAATGCATTTATAGTGGATGGAGAGCTCGTAGAAGACTCGATTCAAGAGATTAACAAAGGAAGTGGAAAAGGAGGAGGTGGTAAAGGAAGTGGCGGCAAAGGAGGAGGAGGCCAAGGCGGCGGAAAAGGAGGTGGTGGTaaaggtggtggtggtggactagaagaagatgaagtgCCGGTGTTTGACCTAAACCAAGGTGGAGGAAGCAAAGGAGGAGGATCTGGAAAAGGTAAAGGTGGAGGCTCAAGCGGAGGAAAAGGTGGAGGAGGAaaaggtggtggtggtggtattGAAGAAGAACTGTTTGACCTTGATCAAGCAGGCAAGGGAGGTAGTTCTGGAGGTGGCAAGGGTGGAGGTTCTGGAGGAGGAAAAGGTGGAGGTTCTGGAGGAGGAAAAGGTGGTGGCTCTGGAGGAGGCAAGGGTAAAGGAGGTGGTggtgttgaagaagaagaattttTGGACCTTAACCAAGGAGGATCCATAGGCCAAGGAGGCGGACAAGGAGGAGGCAAGGGCAGCGGAAGTGGCAGACAAGGAGGAGGCAAGGGAAGCGGACAAGGAGGAAAAGGTAGCGGCAGTGGCGGACAAGGTGGTAGTGGACAAGGAGGAGGCAAGGGAAGCGGACAAGGAGGAAAAGGTAGCGGCAGTGGCGGACAAGGTGGTAGTGGACAAGGTGGCGGCAAAGGAGGTGGTAGCGGCGGTCATGGTGGCAGCAAAGGAGGTGGTAGCGGCGGTCATGGTGGCAGCAAAGGAGGTGGTAGCGGTGGTAAAGGTGGCGGAGGAGGTGGGTCTGGTGGTGGACAAGGAAGCAGAGGAGGGGGGTCTGGTGGTGGACAAGGAAGTAGAGGAGGGGGTTCAGGAGGAAATAGAGGAGGTGGTGGTagtggaggaggaggaggattGAACTAAACAGGCAAGTATTTGCATTTTTGTTAACGTTTAGaatatactaattaatttatttgagttttaACTTTACTGTTACATTTAGAATTTAGTAATCTTTTAAGTTAACTTTACGTCTGGTATTCTAAAACACTAAATGATTTATACAAACTATTACTATTGATTTACATACTATTAATAATGATTTAGCATTCAATTAAGTGAGATAAAATCAACTTCTTAAATTGAAATAATCTAAcagtttatttaattagaatatttaattttatcatcAATATTTATCAGTCTTATTAttttgtcaaatttattttgatatcatttcgaattcttttgctttattaaaTTGagttgtatctaaattattatttaatttgttgaaattCAATTAGGTTGCGTAGGAAATGTAATCAAGGCCGCAGTGAAGAGGCTATGATAATTATAGAGTACGAGTATTGCATAAAGTAGTAGTAGGAGGAGTAAAAGAATGCAAGAATAAAGAGATGTAACGCAAATGTATCACAAAGAGGATGTCATGGTATGTAATAGGATAATATGAAATCTTAGTTTTTGTAACTCTAGTAAACGCACCATTACTTATGTGTACTAATGTAAAgcccccatatatatatatatttgcgtTTACCTTTTTcctcttttatattttcttttatactaATAAAATGTGCCCCACGCACCcccttaaaaaattatattcgaCTTTAAGGTGTTTTTGAACACATTCAAGAATATACATTGtcgaaaaaacaaaaataaacaacataTGAACTCTGAACAAAAAAGTGCTATTATTCCTACTAAGTGAGCTACCTTTGCAAATAACAAGTCTTACAGCTTGGTAATACATGGAGTAGCTAGAAAATAGTGAAACTatacaataaatataaaatgtCAAGTTTATCTTCTGATTTAAAGAATTAAGCCTTGGAATAAGGACAATGTAAAATCAATCTATAAGAGagccaaattaaagaaaaggaCTTTGGTGCACATCGTCTAAGTAAACAAACTTGTACATAAACTGACATATACTTTCCCCTTGTTACATATATTTTCGTCTTATTGAACtacatttaatattaaaatcatcacattaaacatgtaaataaaaaaatttaatattaataaataaatacttttaaaattctaatggtATATTTGAGTCTTTTTTATGTGGGCAAGTACATAGTTGACATTAATAGATTGAAATCTATTGAAGTTTTGACATTTCCCTTACAAAATGTAAAGACAAAACTGGATACCATCAAATACTGCTAAAATAACATTTTCTCAATCAAGCAAAATAACAGACAATTGAATGTTGTAAAATTGCAAAAGAAATACAACAATATGTAAGAGACATGgtaatttaattcaattttatgTTATTTACGTCAAAGGAAAGATCATCATTATGGTATTAAGTAGATCCTCAGACAAGTTGCAATCTAGGAATTAAAGCTCCCTTTTGTGCTGTAGATTGGCCTATTGTTGACACAAGCGATACTTTCTACATGCCTTTATGTACCCTTGCTTCAACATTCAGCTCCTCGCCGCATGTTTCTTTTTGGGTATATATCTGTTGCAATTAATTTCATGTTATCTATGTCCTATATATTAAACAATATTATTTATCAATAACAGAGGGActaaaaaattttatctttacTGTCTGAACTGAGTGAGCTCTAAACTCTAAAGGTTTCAACAAGTGCAAAAAGtagaggtgatcaaacaccgggccaGGCCGAGAGGCAAAAATCTACCCATTGATGCGGGCCGGGCCGAAGTGCGGGTCAAAAAGTTCCTGCCCAAACCCGTACtttgcgggcctatgttatatattatttatatataattaaaaacacaaattacaaataattaaaataaacaaatacaattgttgcatattatacataatttaaaacacaaattataaataagtgaaataaacaaatacaattgttacatattatacataatataaaacaaatttaaaatgcaaatcatgaacacgcactttttcgggccgggccgcgggccaaatcccaaacccgtcccaaaaaatcgggccacttattttctactcaaacccgcccatcgggccatattttgatacccaaaccctcacttttttgtgccgggccgcccatgatcacctCTAGAAAAAAGGATGTCTTCTGGTTTTCCATGACGAATCAGAAAGCTTAGACCGTGCTTTAGTAAATTCATTCTCAAGTCAGATAAACATTTAATCAGAAAATGTGCACGTAATGTTGTCATATTAAGACAAACGAGATATCTAATCCATATTTCTACTTGAAATGCCCTTTAATTGAAAGAGAATACAATACTATTAATAAGATGCTTCCTTTGATTAACTTCGAGAAAATGCAGGGCAAAAAGACGCCAGTGAGTTCTTAAAATTATACACTGAGAAAGCATCAACAAATTTTTACTTTAACTTAAAATTAAGTGGAAATAAAGCTTTGTCTCTCTTAAGTAGTATTCGCAAGCATAAATCAAGCATTAACATCAGTCAAAACTTCAAGCCAACCATATATGATGTGCATAGGTCACTGTCATTTAAAGTTAACCATACAGTTTAAGTGTTGGCTAACAAAAGTATAATTCACAACCTCCCAACCCCCCTCCCAATCTTAAAGACTGCACTCAATATTTTgagaaagaaaagggaaaactAACCTCTCTATAGGGTCATCTTAGCTTGCAAAGCAGTAAGCTCTTCCTCTACAGTAGTCTGCTTCTTACGAGGTTTTTTTTTCAGTAGCAACGAGGGCATCGTCAAGTCAATCGAAGCTTCCACAGCTCCTTGTTAAGTTAGTGGGAGCTGCCATTGTTAGAGTCAAACAACTGAGGTATCTTGTTTATGATTAGCTCAGGCTTGTTTAGAAATCTTGATACAATGCGAGACTTAGAGCTCAGTGGATGATGCAATTGCGTGCCACATTTGAAAATTGGGGAGGAAGTTTTGAAATGTGAGCTAAGATCGATAACGTTCGAAATACATACCTTGATGAACAATAACAATTGTAATGAACTTAACAatgtttgaaagaaattaaaatgtaaaaatgacACAataatttaaggaggttcatctaagaatggctacgtcctccgtggtgtgtagttccttgtttatattatttcaatggagTAAAATCTTAATCTTACAAACAAAGCATTACAATcgagtaagagaataataaaggctatgtgtttagaCTTAGGGGTTTGTATTTGATGTGTTTAGATGAACAAAGGAGCTCCCTAGTTATAGGGGAGATCACATTAAGCAACATTCAATATATTAAAGCTCAGAATAAATGTCAATGAAAcagctccaagaacttgaagagtcaaaaacagcatcctaggaacGTAAGAAGATCCACTCGACCAAAATAGAGACTTGCTCGGTCAAGCGACCTACAGGTAGCTACTGGATACATTCTGTTTATTTGCTCAACCCACTCaggagctcgctcggtcaagCGACCTGGTTGAGCAACCTTCAGTGTGCTTTCTGACAGTTTTGCTGCATAGTAGAGAATTTTCAATCAAACATtaacacttcttcattaagtcccataacttcCATAGTTAAGTCATACTTCATCACCTTCATAACTCATGAATTAACCAAgctttaatcaccatcataatcACAAACATTAAGTTATTAGCTTAATTCACCCATTAACCAATCCCATATGATTCCATCCCATTACTTACACATATGAGTGCACACATTAATTATGCACTCAAGTCATATTATTcttaacaatctccaccttaacttgagttcacccaagtcaaagcATTCATAAATGCACTTCATCTTACAAGAACATAAACAAGCATAAAATAACATACACACCTCATATGCCCCAAAGGGCATCatttcaagcaaggagctagaCCAACAAAGTCAACACAcaaatcaaacttggttgtaggcaatggctttgtcatcatgtcaGCCGGGTTATCTTTAGTATCAATCCTTTTCAAAATCACTCTTTTGTattcaacttcatcccggatgaaattatatttgatatcAATGTGTtgggaccttctatgaaatgtattttgattcctagccaagTGAATTGCACTTTTACTATCACAATGCTCACTTACCGAACACACTTTGTTGCACATCTCACAAACTGGACCTTTGAGCCACTTTGCTTCTTTGAATGACTTGGCAACGGCTACGTACTCCGCTTCAGTTGttgaaagagcaaccacatcttgcaacgatgattgccaacttatTGTCGAACCACCCAATGTGAACACAATTCCGCTTATGGATTTTCTAGCATCAAGATCACCTCCATAATATGAGTCACATTTtaaatacctcaataaccactttagtgcctcccaatgtcccttctcCGGACTAGACATGTATATACttaccaaactcaccgcatgagttATATCAGGCCTAGAACATACCATGGCATACATCAcactaccaacggcactagtgtacGGATAAACACAattatcataagaacttctaacatAATTATGTGAAATCATGAAAGAATCGAAcctcttgtacca
Protein-coding sequences here:
- the LOC130802696 gene encoding uncharacterized mitochondrial protein AtMg00810-like → MAKLSAEFAMKDLGSLSYFLGIAVTHNAQGLFLSQSKYAANILDRAGMTDRKYTPTPVATTSKLSASSNAPYADLTLYRAFADADWGGCPDTRCSTSGYCVFLEDNLISWSLKR
- the LOC130805511 gene encoding glycine-rich protein DOT1-like, with amino-acid sequence MKFKTFIVLGLLLASVLLISSPARVDGELVEDSIQEINKGSGKGGGGKGSGGKGGGGQGGGKGGGGKGGGGGLEEDEVPVFDLNQGGGSKGGGSGKGKGGGSSGGKGGGGKGGGGGIEEELFDLDQAGKGGSSGGGKGGGSGGGKGGGSGGGKGGGSGGGKGKGGGGVEEEEFLDLNQGGSIGQGGGQGGGKGSGSGRQGGGKGSGQGGKGSGSGGQGGSGQGGGKGSGQGGKGSGSGGQGGSGQGGGKGGGSGGHGGSKGGGSGGHGGSKGGGSGGKGGGGGGSGGGQGSRGGGSGGGQGSRGGGSGGNRGGGGSGGGGGLN